A DNA window from Vigna angularis cultivar LongXiaoDou No.4 chromosome 1, ASM1680809v1, whole genome shotgun sequence contains the following coding sequences:
- the LOC108328541 gene encoding LOW QUALITY PROTEIN: probable serine/threonine-protein kinase PBL25 (The sequence of the model RefSeq protein was modified relative to this genomic sequence to represent the inferred CDS: substituted 3 bases at 3 genomic stop codons) gives MDICLGLYAVPRLQVLVEISPPEIAQQPLRNRSGSGRKMSLEFIAGIFSAMVVALLYWLFRKKVIPFLKQRKTLKGKEHKSFEHDTISLRCFDFKELEKATANFSEDCLLGSGAFGNVYKGTFELEGTLAIKRAHFESFTSVDEFRNGXPQXRXFCLIYLFMAEVRLLSAVRHRNVIGLVGYCEEPEQDGAKILVYEYVPNGSLLEYIMGNRMSLTWRRRVKIAIGAARGIAYLHEGVKPSIIHRDIKPSNILLGEGFEAKVSDFGLVKSGPTGDQSHVSSQIKGTPGYLDPAYCSSFHLTKFSDVYSFGVILLQLVSARPVVDSTDKQSNQHIIDWARPSIEKGSVEEIIDANLLCQSEPCNMEVMLKMGKLALRCVVEEPKHRPTMTQVCQELERALSSSDSFNSNKQSSKGFFTPIGLSQQSPKSETRGSVESYDCSQSFVSIDGVGLQKFHVDMDSFSFKSTNLRCLENNSISIDMNRM, from the exons ATGGATATATGTCTTGGCTTATATGCCGTCCCAAG GTTGCAAGTTTTGGTGGAGATTTCACCACCTGAAATAGCACAACAGCCTTTGAGAAACAGGAGTGGATCTGGTCGTAAGATGTCGCTGGAGTTTATTGCAGGCATTTTCTCAGCAATGGTAGTGGCCTTACTCTACTGGCTCTTCAGGAAAAAGGTCATTCCATTTCTTAAGCAACGTAAGACTTTGAAAG GAAAGGAACATAAAAGCTTTGAACATGACACTATATCATTAAGGTGTTTTGATTTTAAGGAACTAGAGAAAGCAACAGCAAATTTTAGCGAAGATTGCTTGCTGGGTTCTGGTGCATTTGGAAATGTCTACAAAGGAACTTTTGAGTTAGAAGGAACACTGGCCATTAAGAGAGCTCATTTTGAATCATTCACAAGTGTGGATGAATTCAGAAATGGTTAGCCTCAATGAAGATAATTCTGCCT TATTTATTTGTTCATGGCAGAAGTTAGGCTTCTTTCAGCTGTTAGGCACAGGAATGTTATTGGTCTGGTTGGATATTGTGAAGAACCAG AACAAGATGGAGCCAAAATACTGGTCTATGAATATGTTCCAAATGGTTCACTGCTTGAGTACATCATGGGTAA CAGAATGAGTTTAACTTGGAGGCGAAGAGTGAAAATAGCAATAGGAGCAGCAAGAG GCATAGCTTATTTGCATGAAGGTGTGAAGCCAAGCATAATCCACCGTGACATCAAACCAAGTAACATCCTATTAGGGGAAGGTTTTGAGGCTAAGGTTTCGGATTTTGGGTTAGTGAAATCAGGTCCAACTGGTGATCAGTCACATGTGAGCAGCCAGATAAAAGGGACACCAGGGTACCTTGACCCAGCCTATTGTTCAAGCTTTCATTTGACCAAATTCAGTGACGTTTATAGCTTTGGTGTCATACTTTTGCAACTTGTTTCAGCTAGACCTGTGGTGGATTCCACTGATAAACAAAGTAATCAACATATCATTGACTGG GCAAGGCCAAGCATAGAGAAGGGCAGTGTTGAAGAAATCATAGATGCAAATCTACTATGTCAAAGTGAGCCCTGCAATATGGAAGTTATGCTGAAGATGGGGAAACTTGCTTTAAGATGTGTGGTTGAAGAACCAAAACATCGCCCAACAATGACTCAGGTGTGTCAAGAACTAGAGCGAGCCCTCAGCTCATCTGATAGCTTCAACAGCAACAAACAGTCTTCAAAGGGATTCTTTACACCAATTGGTTTATCCCAGCAATCACCCAAGTCTGAGACTCGGGGATCAGTTGAATCATATGATTGTTCACAGAGCTTTGTTAGTATTGATGGTGTTGGATTGCAGAAATTCCATGTTGATATGGATAGTTTCTCCTTTAAGAGCACAAACTTAAGGTGCCTAGAAAATAATAGTATTAGTATTGACATGAATAGAATGTAA
- the LOC108338781 gene encoding NEP1-interacting protein 2 has product MESEPNQCPLTGSLGNFAEKVKRVGTLFVSAIVGNILSAILTFCFALVGTLLGAMTGALIGQETESGFIRGAAVGAISGAVFSIEVFESSIVLWKSDDSGIGCALYLIDVFASLLSGRLVRERIGPAMLSAVQSQMGAVEISFDEVQNLFDIGVAKGLPRDSVEKIPTITITSDNSVDASGDRVSCSVCLQDFQIGETGRSLPHCHHMFHLPCIDKWLIKHASCPLCRRDL; this is encoded by the exons ATGGAGTCTGAGCCAAATCAATGCCCTTTGACGGGTTCCTTGGGGAATTTCGCTGAGAAGGTCAAAAGGGTTGGTACCCTCTTCGTCTCTGCCATCGTTGGAAACATCTTATCTGCGATCTTGACCTTCTGCTTTGCATTAG TGGGCACTTTGTTGGGGGCTATGACTGGAGCCTTGATAGGTCAAGAGACAGAGAGTGGCTTCATTCGAGGGGCTGCTGTTGGTGCCATATCAGGAGCTGTTTtctccattgaagtgtttgaaTCTTCCATTGTTCTTTGGAAATCTGACGATTCTGGAATTGGGTGTGCCTTATACTTG ATTGATGTTTTTGCAAGCCTGTTGAGTGGAAGACTAGTGCGTGAAAGAATAGGTCCAGCCATGTTGAGTGCTGTCCAAAGCCAG ATGGGTGCTGTTGAAATAAGCTTTGATGAGGTTCAAAACCTCTTTGATATTGGTGTGGCCAAAGGCTTACCGAGAGACTCAGTTGAAAAGATCCCAACAATCACAATTACAAGTGACAACAGTGTTGATGCTTCTGGGGATAGAGTTTCATGTTCTGTTTGCCTCCAG GACTTTCAGATTGGAGAGACTGGTAGAAGTTTGCCTCATTGTCATCACATGTTTCACCTACCTTGCATTGACAAGTGGCTGATCAAGCATGCTTCTTGTCCATTATGCAGAAGGGATCTGTAA